The proteins below are encoded in one region of Candidatus Poribacteria bacterium:
- a CDS encoding phytanoyl-CoA dioxygenase family protein has product MQLSNKKIEQFWEDGFIIVKNLLAPDEVASLLAHAEWVASGKVSHIPEGQLQVEPRVRAGEAQAENYADSLRKMSHLAFYDEGFENHARNPKILDVIELLLGPDIKLYQDQLFMKPPRIGSRQGYHQDMPLGFYIDPPDMVTCWAALTDSTIENGCVWILPGTHKFGITEKSEWAEYEQMSIEGSLAEERPLELKAGDCSFHHGLLLHSSRPNLTNQRRRGYATHYVSAKCRYTGPSESENDAMLMRGKSMPGCI; this is encoded by the coding sequence ATGCAGCTGTCTAATAAAAAAATAGAACAGTTCTGGGAAGATGGATTCATCATTGTGAAAAATCTACTTGCCCCCGATGAGGTTGCATCGCTCCTTGCCCATGCCGAATGGGTAGCAAGCGGGAAAGTTTCCCACATCCCGGAAGGACAACTCCAGGTCGAGCCACGTGTGAGAGCAGGGGAGGCTCAGGCGGAGAACTACGCAGATTCCTTGCGGAAAATGAGTCATCTTGCCTTCTACGATGAAGGATTTGAAAACCATGCTCGCAATCCGAAGATTCTGGACGTTATCGAATTACTACTGGGACCTGATATCAAACTCTACCAAGATCAGCTTTTTATGAAACCGCCGCGAATCGGCTCGCGACAGGGCTACCATCAGGATATGCCACTCGGATTCTACATCGATCCACCCGACATGGTGACCTGTTGGGCGGCGCTTACCGATTCAACAATCGAGAATGGGTGTGTCTGGATTCTGCCCGGTACGCACAAATTCGGCATCACAGAAAAATCGGAATGGGCAGAATATGAGCAGATGTCGATTGAGGGAAGCCTAGCCGAGGAGCGCCCGTTGGAATTGAAGGCAGGCGATTGCAGCTTCCACCACGGTCTCCTCCTCCACAGCAGTCGTCCTAACTTGACGAATCAACGGAGGCGTGGGTATGCGACACACTACGTCAGTGCCAAGTGTCGATATACGGGTCCCTCGGAAAGTGAAAACGATGCGATGCTGATGCGGGGCAAATCGATGCCGGGGTGTATCTGA